The genomic segment AAAAAGTGTTTTCAATCCATCACCAATCGTAGCGGATATTTTATACAAAAGACTTTCGTTTGTTTACTAAAACGTCTTCATCCACTACAATAGGGAGAAAGGACGGTGATACGTATGACAAACGAAGGAACGTCCACTCGTGATCAAATCCTGCACATGCTCAAAGTCAAAGGTTCACTCCCTGTCAGCGACATGGCCGTCGAGCTAGGGATTACGGAAATGGCGGTACGCCGTCATTTGAACACCCTGGAGAGAGATAATTTGATCAAGTCTACGCTTGTTCGCCAAGCGATGGGACGCCCAACGAATGTTTATTCATTGTCGCAGGAAGCAGACGAACTGTTCCCGCGCAATTATTCTCATTTGACATTAGATTTTTTACAAGACATAAAGGAAATCGACGGTTTGTCCAAAATAGAGATGCTATTTAGACGCCGCGAGAATCGCTTGGAGGAGACTTATCGCTCCCACATGCAAGGCGACTTGGAAAATCGTGTAGCAAAGCTGGCCGAGCTGCAAAACGATAAAGGCTATATGGTGGAATGGGAAAAGGACGAAAATGGAGACGGCTATCGGATCCAGGAGTTCAATTGCCCAATCTCGCAAGTAGCTCGTGAATTCAACCAAGCGTGTAGCTGTGAGCTGTCCTTGTTCCGTCGGGTTTTGAAAGCCAATGTCGAGCAAACCACGTGCATGGCAAAAGGCGGAGACAAATGCGTGTTTCACATCAAGGAAGCGAAATAAACGGTCCATAACGAAAGTCCACTCGAATCGGGTGGATTTTTTTCTTTTGTTTACAAGAATTTCCTGATGCGCAGGTACAGGATTCGGTTAAGGCCCTGTGCCTTTTTTTCTATAATCAAGCAGGCATTAAGTACCTTTTTGCTCCATTCTAGCAATCTTAATGTTGTTTTAACGTTTTCTTTATGTTGGACATTTACTATTTATGGTGTAAAAAACAACAAAAAACACAGAAAAACAACAGAAAGGCGGAATGATATCAGGATAATACTGGTTAACCGGATAGCCGTCGTGACGAAAAACAGATGAGGAGAGATCCGTAATGAAAAAAATGGTATCAAGTATAGCCGCTTCTGCCATCTTGTTGGGTGGAATCCTGCCAGTCGTTGATTCCGCTCATGCAAATGACAAATTTTCTGAGAAAAAGATGACGATGACATTTGACGTGATCAGTGACATCCAAGGTGACCTCCGAGATTTTGGTCACGTTTTGCGAGACATCAATGAGGAAAATCCAAAGTCCGAAGCGCTGATCATTAACGGTGATATTACTCCTCGCGGCTACGATTTTGAATATCAAGCCGTGCAAGATGTGCTCGATAAAAATCCTCACCCTGACAACGTGTGGTACAGCATCGGTAATCATGAGTTTTATGTGCCGAAGTGGAAGAATCCCCAAACGCTTGCACAAAGTACCTGGCCAAACGGCACAACGGAAGAAGAGTTGTTCGATAACTTCTACCAATTCAGCGGAGAAGACAAGGTTTATCACCAAAAAGAAATCAATGGATATCCCTTTCTCTTCCTCGGCACAGAAAAATACATGAAATACCACGATCCAAAATTGTGGGATGAAGTATACATGAGCGACGAGCAACTGGATTGGCTGAAAGAAAATCTGAAGCATTACAGCAAGCAGGACAAGAATAAGCCCATTTTCGTATTCTCCCACCATGTGCTTCCGGACAGTGTCTCCGGCTCCAGACAAAATCCATACTTGAACGATTACCTGAATGTGGACGAGCTCCTTGACATCTTGAAAGACTACCCGCAAGTCGTTTTCTTCACGAGTCACACCCATTGGGATCTGAACCTTCCGGACTGGGCAGGCAAAAAGAAAGTCAAAGGCGGAGACAAACGCGGTTTTACCGTCGTAAACACGGGCGGCATTGAAACGGGATGGATGTCAGCTGGTCCAGACGGCGGCGAAAAAGTCACGCCGGATGGAGGGGCTTTCAAGCAAGGGCTGCGCTTGCAAGTGTACGGTGATGATGTCGTCATCCAAGCGTATGACTATCAACACGACAAAGTAATTAAGAAGCTCGGCATCCGTAATGGAAAAATCGAGCAGTTGGCGCCGGATGTACAGGCAGATGATGATGATAATGTGCTTGTCAACGCGACGCAATACATGGAGTACGCAGTTGGCAAGCAAAAAAACTGGCGGGATTTTGATCCCGAAAATCCTCCGACATTTCCAGGAAACCAGGTCGTGTATGTCCGTCATAAAGGGGAAATGAACCTGGAAGACGGCACGCCAATGATGGTCAAATTCAAGAAATAACAAGGTCTTAAACCATTGAAATCGTGGCTTTAAGTGGAAGAGACTAGACAAAAAGCAGGAAGCGGCTGAAGGCCGTTTCCTGTTTTTTTGCGATAGGTAGGACGAAGGTTTACACTAAGAGGGGAGAGCTTGTACAACCGGCTTACTACAACAGATGGGAGATGGAACAACGTGAAACAATATAAAGGCTACTTGCTTGATCTGGATGGAACAATTTATCGGGGAAAAGAAGCGATTCCGGGAGCAGCAGCATTCATCACCCACTTAAAAACTCATCAGATTCCGTATTTGTTCCTGACCAACAATTCTTCAGCCTCTGCACAGCACGTCGCAGAACGGCTGGTAGCAATGGGCATAGAAGCACAAGCTCGGGACGTGTATACCACGAGCATGGCGACCGCTACCTATTTACGAGAGCAGGCACCAGCGGGTACACGCGTCTACGTGATTGGAGAGGCAGGCTTGCATGATCAGCTGACGGATGCAGGCTATGTGATGACAGAAGAAGATCCGGCTTATGTCATTGTCGGGATCGATCGTGCGTTTACGTATGAAAAACTGGCGATCGCTGCACGTGCTATCCGTGCAGGAGCAACTTTTATCGCTACAAATGCAGATGCTGCCCTGCCGACAGATGCTGGTCTGTTCCCCGGCAATGGTTCACTGGTGGCAGCCGTCTCTGTTGCCTCCGCGACCAAACCTATAGTGATTGGCAAACCGGAGTCCATCATCGTCCGTTACGCTCTGAATCAGCTTGGTACTGCAGCGGCTGACACGCTGATCGTCGGGGACAATTTGTATACGGACATTGAGGCAGGTGCCAACAGCGGCTTGGACAGCTTGCTCGTTTTGACCGGCTATTCCACACGCGAAGAAGCAGACAAGCATCATGCTGCGCCTACCCATATTGCGGTAGACTTGCCTGAATGGCAGCGACGAATCTCACTATGATTCTGCGCATTCTTCCTGCTGCTTCTGGCGGTGGGCAATGCGGCTGGAGGCGGCGGCTGCGACCGCTCCGACGAGATCGTCCAAAAAAGTATGGACACCAAAACGCTTGTCGTTGAGTTCGGCGAGTTTGCCGTGCTTCAGCTTGTCTACATAACCGAAGTTGGTGAATCCGATGCTCCCGTACAGGTTGACGATGGCGAGGGCGAGTACCTCGTCTATGCCGTATAGCGGCTCGTCTGTTTCAATAATCGCCTGGAGCGGGGGCAGCAGCTGCTTTTGTTCTGCGAGGATGTCGAGCTGAATCCCGGTCAGCAACGCATTTTGGACCTCGCGTTTTTTCAAGACGGACGCCACACTGTCGAGACACAGGTCCAAGGAGATGTCCGGGATGTATTTCGACTGCAGGAACATGACAATTTCAGCAATGTCGTTCAGACTGACTCCTCGTTTTTCCAAAAGCTCAATAACGAAGTCCAGACAACTCTCGCTATTTAGTGGATGCTCACTCATGCTTGTGGTTCCTCCTTTTTCACGTGCGTGTTCAAAAAGTCGACTTTTCAGCACCCAGAAAGTCGGCATGAATGCATCTAGTATCTGCATACAGATAGGCACCTATCCCGATCTAACGACATACAATGCCAGAAGAGCAGTATGCAAGGAGGGTGAACAACTGTATGGAAGAAAAAGAGCTTCTTCAGGAGAAGTATGGTTTTGAACTCCAGGGATATCGGACGACGGGGGCAAGCAAGGTACTGGAAACGGATCGAGGCCTTTACTACATGTTCGAGGCGCCAGCCGGATATAAATACAAAAGCAAGTTTATTGAGAAAGTAAAAAAACATTTGAGTCAACAGCAAAACATTCGCTTGTTAAAGCTGGTGAACACAACAAGCGGGCAGGCTCACATCGTCGATGATGAGCAGCTTTACTATTTATACAGAGGCGTGCGAGAGGCAGTGCCCGAGAATCCATATTATGCCAGTGGTCAGTCACTCGCAAAGTTCCATCAGGCCACGAGTGATTTTTCATCTGACAAGATGTTTATCCCCTACAGCTCTCTTGGCAACTGGCCGAGCATGTGGCGCAAAAAGCTGCGGAATTTTAATGAATACCGGGATGAAATGGATGAGGAAAATGTAGAGCTGGCGCCAATGGATGAATATTTGTTGACCTGCTTCACGTACATTACTCAGCTCGGTGAATTGTCCGTTCAATATTTGTTGGATGCCGGATACGATAAAGTCGTGAAGGAAACAGCGAGTCTCGGGAAAGTAGCCTACCAAAATTTTGATCAAGGGTATATGCTATGGAAAGAGAAGGATGTACGTCTAATGGCAGGTGAATGGAACTGGGTTCTTGATATGCGTACTCGCGATGTGGGGCAGTGGATTAAAGCCGAGACAAAGAGAAACGGCTGGAATGAAGAGGCTGTGTCCAGCTTTCTCGACGGCTACAACAGCGTCTCTGCTCTGCTGCCAGCTGAATATGCCGTGATTTATGCACTCATGCTCTACCCAGGCAGGTTTTTGAAGCTCGTCGAGACTTACATGGAGTTGCCGGTAGAAGAGCGCCAAGAAGTCAACATCCAGGCATGGCAAACGCAGCTGG from the Brevibacillus brevis genome contains:
- a CDS encoding helix-turn-helix transcriptional regulator — its product is MTNEGTSTRDQILHMLKVKGSLPVSDMAVELGITEMAVRRHLNTLERDNLIKSTLVRQAMGRPTNVYSLSQEADELFPRNYSHLTLDFLQDIKEIDGLSKIEMLFRRRENRLEETYRSHMQGDLENRVAKLAELQNDKGYMVEWEKDENGDGYRIQEFNCPISQVAREFNQACSCELSLFRRVLKANVEQTTCMAKGGDKCVFHIKEAK
- a CDS encoding phosphatidylglycerophosphatase A family protein — its product is MSEHPLNSESCLDFVIELLEKRGVSLNDIAEIVMFLQSKYIPDISLDLCLDSVASVLKKREVQNALLTGIQLDILAEQKQLLPPLQAIIETDEPLYGIDEVLALAIVNLYGSIGFTNFGYVDKLKHGKLAELNDKRFGVHTFLDDLVGAVAAAASSRIAHRQKQQEECAES
- a CDS encoding protein kinase family protein, with amino-acid sequence MEEKELLQEKYGFELQGYRTTGASKVLETDRGLYYMFEAPAGYKYKSKFIEKVKKHLSQQQNIRLLKLVNTTSGQAHIVDDEQLYYLYRGVREAVPENPYYASGQSLAKFHQATSDFSSDKMFIPYSSLGNWPSMWRKKLRNFNEYRDEMDEENVELAPMDEYLLTCFTYITQLGELSVQYLLDAGYDKVVKETASLGKVAYQNFDQGYMLWKEKDVRLMAGEWNWVLDMRTRDVGQWIKAETKRNGWNEEAVSSFLDGYNSVSALLPAEYAVIYALMLYPGRFLKLVETYMELPVEERQEVNIQAWQTQLEDELTKMEDGLRKFPLFIAQRYDVSIPQIDWLWRKKDDQATSFRYEETQS
- a CDS encoding DUF4073 domain-containing protein, whose protein sequence is MKKMVSSIAASAILLGGILPVVDSAHANDKFSEKKMTMTFDVISDIQGDLRDFGHVLRDINEENPKSEALIINGDITPRGYDFEYQAVQDVLDKNPHPDNVWYSIGNHEFYVPKWKNPQTLAQSTWPNGTTEEELFDNFYQFSGEDKVYHQKEINGYPFLFLGTEKYMKYHDPKLWDEVYMSDEQLDWLKENLKHYSKQDKNKPIFVFSHHVLPDSVSGSRQNPYLNDYLNVDELLDILKDYPQVVFFTSHTHWDLNLPDWAGKKKVKGGDKRGFTVVNTGGIETGWMSAGPDGGEKVTPDGGAFKQGLRLQVYGDDVVIQAYDYQHDKVIKKLGIRNGKIEQLAPDVQADDDDNVLVNATQYMEYAVGKQKNWRDFDPENPPTFPGNQVVYVRHKGEMNLEDGTPMMVKFKK
- a CDS encoding TIGR01457 family HAD-type hydrolase; the encoded protein is MKQYKGYLLDLDGTIYRGKEAIPGAAAFITHLKTHQIPYLFLTNNSSASAQHVAERLVAMGIEAQARDVYTTSMATATYLREQAPAGTRVYVIGEAGLHDQLTDAGYVMTEEDPAYVIVGIDRAFTYEKLAIAARAIRAGATFIATNADAALPTDAGLFPGNGSLVAAVSVASATKPIVIGKPESIIVRYALNQLGTAAADTLIVGDNLYTDIEAGANSGLDSLLVLTGYSTREEADKHHAAPTHIAVDLPEWQRRISL